From Betta splendens chromosome 3, fBetSpl5.4, whole genome shotgun sequence, the proteins below share one genomic window:
- the lyve1a gene encoding lymphatic vessel endothelial hyaluronic acid receptor 1a: MIHLCTTLMLSIASVISGKTIDTSRFRVFPAMNQSIGGVFQVSQLDQHHQPKYAFNASDARTVCSSLRVSVASKAEVEKALASGLETCRFGWVDENLAVIPRIHPLSNCGKQQVGVVIWRAPVTQRFDVFCFNESDVVTQLTYSSSVIPPSSREPSGQTQSASNAPVSAQTSNSMSSSSLHPSSSSPPKTIDREAPPAQFVGTAQGSGGAKIILITSTCALSVAAVIIFVYLKLQRSHFCGADEKQQQEYIETRELECVKSIEETEEEHKEEDKIAIEDDAS; encoded by the exons ATGATCCATCTTTGCACCACACTGATGCTGTCGATTGCTTCGGTCATCTCTGGTAAAACTATAGACACGAGCCGCTTCAGAG TCTTTCCAGCAATGAACCAAAGCATTGGTGGAGTTTTCCAGGTCAGCCAATtagaccagcaccaccagcccaAGTACGCCTTCAACGCCTCTGATGCTCGGACCGTCTGCTCTTCCCTTCGTGTGAGCGTCGCTTCTAAAGCAGAAGTAGAGAAAGCTCTTGCCAGTGGTTTGGAAACTTGCAG GTTTGGCTGGGTTGATGAGAACTTGGCAGTCATCCCCCGCATCCATCCACTGTCCAACTGTGGCAAGCAGCAGGTTGGCGTGGTGATATGGCGAGCCCCCGTGACGCAGCGCTTTGATGTGTTTTGCTTCAACGAATCAG ATGTGGTGACACAGCTGACATACTCATCCTCCGTTATCCCTCCAAGTAGCAGAGAACCCTCAGGACAAACTCAGTCTGCCTCCAACGCACCAGTCTCTGCCCAGACTTCAAACTCTAtgtcatcctcctccctccatccttcttcctcctcacctcctaAAACCATAGACAGGGAGGCACCACCAGCCCAGTTCGTTGGCACAGCTCAAGGCTCTGGTGGAG CAAAGATTATTCTTATCACATCAACCTGTGCCCTTTCTGTTGCTGCAGTAATCATCTTTGTGTATCTAAAACT GCAAAGAAGTCACTTCTGCGGGGctgatgagaagcagcagcaggagtatATCGAGACCAGAGAGTTGGAGTGTGTGAAGAGCATAgaagagactgaggaggagcataaagaagaagataaaataGCAATAGAAGACGATGCGAGTTAA
- the ampd3a gene encoding LOW QUALITY PROTEIN: AMP deaminase 3 (The sequence of the model RefSeq protein was modified relative to this genomic sequence to represent the inferred CDS: deleted 1 base in 1 codon), whose product MKELRMEDSGMGSAAWWVTYCSLQPQRVQQNVSVSLTGLVVSSNTFRHSRTWQGMSRHFPEAALSETEEETHLLAEKVHAAAETNGALSMFMLEDCPIGLQQAREHEILKELAEQESEECTKRKKSLKMIRSQSMSLQILGSTDWTRPVAGTPFLSPSSTCSSVQENCPDFQRLTITGDYCAGVTVEDYEQAARSLFKALLLREKYSKLAHHKFCRTTAQFLCSAKGTRWSEEDEVVPDICPCPAVGEDPYSMENIPENLNYEVKMKHGIVYVYDSAEAVEEKQLHDLPYLDLKAFTLDLSHVLAMIADGPAKTYCHRRLNFLSSKFHLHEMLNEMAELKELKGVPHRDFYNVRKVDTHIHAAGCMSQKHLLTFIQNTYKTDAEREVMKKNGQKMTLQQVFHSLNKNPYDLTVDSLDVHAGRQTFHRFDKFNSKYNPVGASELRELFLKTDNLINGEYFAHIIKEVAHDLEESKYQLAEPRLSIHGCSPGEWSRLAKWFIHHKVHSPHMRWIIQVPRIYDIFKSKKLVPNFATMLENIFLPLFEATVNPQNHKDLHVFLKYVSGFDSVDDESKHCNHTFSLRSPKPEQWTSDDNPPYGYYIFYMYANIMVLNNLRKEQGLNTFQFRPHCGEAGSVTHLVSAFLTADSISHGLNHGLTKKSPVLQYLYYLAQVPIAMSPLSNNSLFLEYPKNPFREFLHKGLCVSLSTDDPMQFHYTKEPLMEEYAIAAQLWKLSTCDVCEIARNSVLQSGLSHQDKKRFLGVNYMKDGPEGNDIQRTNVAQIRMAYRHETLWNELSFIVDAVKTEPVTSLHD is encoded by the exons ATGAAAGAGTTAAGGATGGAGGATAGCGGGATGGGAAGTGCAGCCTGGTGGGTAACATATTGTTCACTACAGCCACAGCGAGTGCAGCAGAATGTCAGTGTTTCTCTTACAGGATTAGTCGTCAGTTCAAATACATTCAGACACAGTAGAACCTGGCAAG GCATGTCTCGTCATTTTCCTGAAGCTGCTTTgagtgagacagaggaggagacgcaccTGTTAGCAGAGAAGgtacatgcagcagcagaaaccaaTGGTGCCTTATCCATGTTCATGCTGGAGGACTGCCCCATCGGCCTCCAGCAGGCGAGGGAGCATGAAATTCTCAAAGAACTGGCAGAGCAAGAGTCGGAGGAGTGCACCAAGAG AAAGAAAAGTTTGAAGATGATTCGTTCCCAGTCAATGTCCTTGCAGATCTTAGGGAGCACAGACTGGACACGGCCAGTGGCCGGTACCCCATTCCTGTCccccagctccacctgctcatCAGTGCAAGAAAACTGCCCAGATTTCCAGAGGCTCACTATTACTGGTGATTATTGTGCTGGG GTCACAGTAGAAGATTATGAACAGGCAGCCAGGAGTTTGTTTAAGGCTCTGCTTCTTCGTGAGAAATACTCCAAACTAGCCCATCATAAATtctgcagaaccacagcccagTTCCTCTGCAGTGCAAAGGGCACCAGATGGAGTGAAGAAGATGAGGTCGTACCAG ATATCTGCCCATGTCCAGCAGTTGGGGAGGACCCCTACAGCATGGAGAACATCCCTGAGAACCTGAACTATGAGGTCAAGATGAAGCATGGGATAGTTTATGTTTATGACAGCGCAGAGGCTGTGGAAGAAAAACAGCTCCATGACCTGCCCTACCTGGACTTAAAGGCTTTTACTTTGGATCTGAGTCATGTGCTTGCAATGATTGCAGACGGACCCGC GAAGACCTACTGCCACAGACGACTAAATTTCTTGAGTTCCAAGTTCCACCTCCATGAGATGCTCAATGAGATGGCTGAGCTAAAGGAACTGAAAGGTGTGCCTCACAGAGATTTCTACAACGTTAGGAAG GTGGACACACATATTCATGCAGCTGGATGCATGTCACAGAAACACCTGCTGACCTTTATCCAGAATACATACAAGACTGATGCAGAGCGAGAGGTTATGAAAAAGAACGGACAAAAGATGACACTCCAGCAGGTGTTCCACAGCCTCAATAAGAATCCCTATGATCTTACTGTGGACTCACTGGACGTACATGCT GGGAGGCAGACCTTCCACCGGTTTGACAAGTTCAATTCTAAATATAACCCAGTGGGCGCAAGTGAACTTCGAGAACTTTTCCTCAAAACAGACAACCTCATTAATGGAGAGTATTTTGCTCACATCATAAAG GAAGTAGCCCATGACCTGGAGGAGAGTAAGTATCAGCTTGCAGAACCACGACTGTCCATACACGGATGCTCTCCAGGGGAGTGGAGCCGGCTGGCCAAGTGGTTCATTCACCACAAAGTACACTCTCCTCACATGAGGTGGATCATTCAAGTGCCTAGAATATA tgaCATTTTCAAGTCTAAGAAGCTGGTGCCGAATTTTGCCACAATGTTGGAAAATATATTCCTTCCCTTGTTTGAGGCCACCGTTAACCCACAGAACCACAAAGATCTTCATGTTTTTCTAAAATAT GTGTCAGGCTTTGACAGTGTAGACGATGAGTCCAAACACTGCAATCACACGTTCTCCTTAAGGAGCCCAAAGCCAGAACAGTGGACTTCTGATGACAACCCCCCTTATGGCTACTACATCTTCTACATGTATGCAAACATCATGGTGCTGAACAACCTCAGAAA GGAGCAGGGCTTAAACACCTTCCAGTTCCGTCCACATTGTGGAGAAGCCGGATCAGTCACTCATTTAGTCTCTGCCTTTCTCACTGCAGACAGCATTTCACATGGTCTTAACCATGGT TTAACCAAGAAG AGCCCTGTGCTGCAGTACCTCTACTACCTGGCCCAGGTTCCAATTGCAATGTCACCACTGAGCAACAACAGCCTGTTCCTGGAATATCCCAAAAATCCTTTCCGAGAGTTCCTACACAAAGGATTGTGTGTGTCCCTGTCCACAGATGACCCCATGCAGTTCCACTACACCAAG GAACCTTTGATGGAGGAGTACGCTATAGCAGCTCAGCTGTGGAAGTTAAGCACATGCGATGTGTGTGAAATAGCCAGGAACAGTGTGCTACAAAGTGGACTGTCCCACCAG GATAAGAAGCGTTTCTTAGGTGTGAACTATATGAAAGATGGACCTGAAGGGAATGACATCCAGCGCACTAACGTCGCCCAGATCCGCATGGCCTACAGACACGAGACACTGTGGAATGAGCTGAGCTTCATAGTTGATGCAGTGAAGACAGAACCTGTGACTTCTCTGCATGACTAA